The following proteins are co-located in the Alcaligenes faecalis genome:
- a CDS encoding DNA recombination protein RmuC: MELDLSGLDVLIVLVALALGLLIGLWLRARMRAPVEQALEDRCARLEQDLAHAQAQAQDAQDRAVELDKELVRRDAQLQAQQMRNQAIQEDLEHSREQMRLQFESLAQQILEAKGQTLRQDSQRTLDEMLRPFREQLAGFQLRVNQVHDESVKGQTALNLELQRMQEMGLRMSAEAHSLAVALKGDKKTTGNWGETQLEKTLEVAGLVRGVHFDTQWQARDEQGRLRYPDFVVHLPQDKHLVLDCKVSLVDYDRAIRAQTDEERQQSLQAHVQALRNHIDDLASKDYSALAGLNSPGFVFMYVPIEAAYMQALQQQHGLFDYGLGKNVLMVSHTTLLPILRTVANIWMMVRSNEQAHELSQRAGDIYNQVSILAERLKKLGETLGQAGKHYNSTVTALAGQQGLYGKVSRFAELSARAKRTQPGIEPLHTDIEHERLDWVLPEEAELAQDKEPDT, from the coding sequence ATGGAGCTGGATTTGAGCGGGTTGGATGTGCTGATTGTCCTGGTCGCTTTGGCACTGGGCTTGCTGATCGGGTTGTGGCTGCGGGCGCGCATGCGTGCGCCTGTCGAGCAGGCTTTGGAAGATCGTTGCGCTCGTCTGGAACAAGACCTGGCCCATGCGCAGGCGCAGGCTCAGGACGCGCAGGATAGGGCGGTGGAGCTGGATAAAGAGCTGGTACGCCGCGACGCCCAGTTGCAGGCTCAGCAGATGCGCAATCAGGCCATACAAGAGGACTTGGAGCATAGCCGCGAACAAATGCGCTTGCAGTTCGAGTCCCTGGCCCAGCAGATCCTAGAGGCCAAAGGGCAGACGCTGCGGCAGGATAGCCAACGTACCCTGGATGAAATGCTACGACCGTTCCGGGAGCAATTGGCAGGTTTCCAATTGCGCGTGAATCAAGTACATGATGAATCCGTTAAAGGCCAGACCGCCTTGAATCTGGAACTGCAACGCATGCAGGAAATGGGCCTGCGCATGAGCGCCGAGGCCCATTCCCTGGCGGTGGCGCTGAAGGGGGATAAAAAGACCACCGGCAACTGGGGCGAAACCCAGTTGGAAAAAACGCTGGAAGTGGCCGGTTTGGTACGAGGTGTCCATTTCGACACACAATGGCAGGCCCGCGACGAGCAAGGCCGCCTGCGATACCCCGACTTCGTGGTGCACTTGCCGCAGGACAAGCATCTGGTGCTCGATTGCAAAGTGTCCCTGGTGGACTACGACCGCGCCATTCGCGCCCAGACGGACGAAGAACGTCAACAAAGCCTGCAAGCGCATGTGCAGGCGCTGCGCAATCATATTGATGATCTGGCCTCCAAGGATTACAGCGCCTTGGCAGGCTTGAACAGCCCCGGCTTCGTGTTTATGTACGTGCCTATCGAGGCGGCGTATATGCAGGCTCTACAGCAACAGCATGGCCTGTTCGACTACGGCCTGGGCAAGAATGTTCTGATGGTCTCGCATACGACCCTGCTGCCTATTTTGCGTACCGTCGCCAATATCTGGATGATGGTGCGTAGCAATGAGCAGGCCCATGAGCTTAGCCAACGCGCGGGCGATATCTATAACCAGGTCTCTATTCTGGCCGAGCGCCTGAAAAAACTGGGCGAAACCTTGGGACAGGCGGGCAAGCACTACAACAGCACGGTGACAGCATTGGCTGGTCAGCAGGGCTTGTACGGTAAAGTCAGCCGCTTCGCTGAATTATCGGCCAGAGCCAAGCGTACCCAGCCGGGGATCGAACCCTTGCATACCGATATAGAGCACGAGCGTCTGGATTGGGTCTTGCCGGAAGAGGCAGAGCTGGCTCAGGACAAAGAGCCAGATACCTAA
- a CDS encoding HigA family addiction module antitoxin, which produces MRMHNPSHPGPVLREYLGELSVTEAASRLGVTRAALSRILNGSAGISADMALRLRDALGTSAEMWINMQSHYDLWQAEQKPRPKVVSFHGPAHA; this is translated from the coding sequence ATGCGTATGCACAACCCATCCCACCCCGGCCCAGTCTTGCGGGAATACTTGGGCGAACTCAGTGTCACTGAGGCGGCATCCCGCCTTGGCGTAACGCGTGCAGCCTTATCGCGCATTCTCAATGGTTCTGCCGGTATTTCGGCAGACATGGCCTTACGCCTGCGCGACGCCCTTGGAACCAGTGCTGAAATGTGGATCAACATGCAGTCCCACTACGATCTTTGGCAGGCAGAGCAAAAGCCAAGGCCCAAAGTCGTGTCCTTTCATGGACCTGCTCATGCCTGA
- a CDS encoding type II toxin-antitoxin system RelE/ParE family toxin, which translates to MNAPGWKLHKLSGKNPKGQSVQDHYTISVSGNWRLTFYFEGEDAVLVDYQDYH; encoded by the coding sequence ATGAACGCCCCCGGATGGAAGCTCCACAAGTTATCTGGCAAAAACCCCAAAGGCCAATCTGTACAAGATCACTACACAATATCGGTTAGCGGAAACTGGCGTCTAACCTTTTACTTTGAAGGCGAAGACGCTGTTTTGGTGGACTACCAGGACTATCACTAG
- a CDS encoding EAL domain-containing protein, producing the protein MLGILATLGFVSPPTQAAHHSQPHIVRVGVYENPPKLLLDSQARPGGIMGELLLEIAKREGWTLESVQCDWQQCLNALQNGLLDIVPGLAYSPERATLYSYHSRAVLEDWSQIFTGKGTDISALNDLNGKRIAVMGGTLQLAQLYNILKKLELGSKLVIADSQYNALKMVQTKQADAAVVGHLFGVRHAGEYGLQTAPIRLEPTSTYFVTAKDHHLDLLAALDTHIKQWQDNSDPFYTETLNQWGLRLIEKPTKPWLIPALLTLGVLLTLALLTVSLMRIGLHRQRKKLVRTEHHLHTVLDAIDAYVYIKDDQFRYQYANRKLCEDLNYTTVSIVGKTDQDLYANKQTINEFRHNDEQVLYSGERLAVEEVVRDRKGEIRATFFSIKMPVQDPETRQTRLYCISTNISALKATQSENYRLAFYDPLTELPNRRLLLQRLERHLQTIEPYKRPGALYFLDLDRFKHINDARGHAIGDALLRKVARRLSLMIDPQDIVARLGGDEFVILKILQPGTVRDCYKEALEFAELVRTRLEEPYSIEGHSYLSSSSIGLALITDSSLTAEDLMRQADTAMYRSKENGRNQITLYEPGMQEALEENLSLQHDLRFAIGSDQLRLFVQSQYDKQNRICGAEVLLRWLHPTRGMLTPNLFIPLAESTDLITPLGDWIMASVCDLLLQTQECSFPISINVSPIQFRRPDFARRTRQILETSGAPAHRLIFEITEGVLMEDFSSANSMMRELKDLGIRFSMDDFGTGYSNLAAIRRLPLYELKIDRSLILGVPMEQEANAIVRTVLAMARQLGLHVVVEGVENELQKEFLLRRGCHALQGYLFSAPQLVEQWLEVIKQDDGAQP; encoded by the coding sequence ATGCTAGGCATACTGGCCACGCTGGGATTTGTGTCACCACCGACCCAGGCTGCCCACCATTCCCAGCCACATATCGTCCGTGTGGGCGTTTACGAAAACCCACCCAAACTCCTGCTGGATAGTCAGGCCCGTCCTGGCGGCATTATGGGCGAACTGCTGCTGGAAATTGCCAAGCGTGAAGGCTGGACACTGGAATCCGTGCAATGCGACTGGCAACAATGTTTAAATGCCCTGCAAAATGGCTTGCTGGATATTGTGCCTGGCCTGGCTTACTCGCCCGAACGGGCCACCCTGTATAGCTATCACAGCCGCGCCGTGCTGGAGGACTGGTCACAGATATTTACGGGGAAAGGCACTGATATTAGTGCGCTGAACGACCTGAATGGCAAACGCATTGCTGTCATGGGCGGAACCCTGCAACTCGCCCAGCTCTACAATATCCTGAAAAAACTGGAGCTTGGCTCCAAACTGGTTATTGCCGACTCCCAATACAACGCACTGAAAATGGTTCAAACCAAACAAGCTGACGCGGCTGTCGTCGGCCATTTGTTTGGTGTACGTCACGCTGGTGAATATGGTCTGCAGACCGCTCCTATCCGACTGGAACCAACCAGCACCTATTTTGTGACTGCCAAGGATCACCACCTGGACCTGCTGGCCGCCCTTGATACTCACATCAAGCAATGGCAAGACAATAGCGACCCGTTCTACACGGAGACGCTGAACCAGTGGGGCCTGCGCCTGATTGAAAAACCGACCAAACCCTGGCTTATCCCCGCCTTGCTCACACTGGGTGTCTTGCTGACCCTTGCCCTGCTAACAGTTAGCCTGATGCGCATTGGCCTGCATCGCCAACGCAAAAAACTGGTCCGCACCGAACATCATCTGCATACCGTGCTGGATGCCATTGACGCCTATGTCTATATCAAGGATGACCAGTTTCGTTATCAATACGCCAACCGCAAACTATGTGAAGACCTGAACTACACCACCGTCAGCATTGTAGGTAAAACCGACCAGGACTTGTACGCCAACAAGCAGACCATTAACGAATTCCGTCATAACGACGAACAGGTGCTGTACAGCGGTGAACGCCTGGCGGTAGAAGAGGTGGTACGAGACCGGAAAGGCGAGATACGCGCCACCTTTTTCTCCATCAAAATGCCGGTCCAGGACCCCGAGACCCGACAAACCCGCTTGTACTGTATTTCCACCAATATCTCGGCACTGAAAGCCACGCAGTCAGAAAACTACCGGCTGGCTTTCTACGACCCGTTAACCGAACTGCCCAACCGCCGCCTGCTGCTGCAACGCCTGGAACGCCACTTGCAAACCATAGAGCCATACAAACGGCCTGGTGCGCTGTATTTCCTGGATCTGGACCGATTCAAGCACATTAACGATGCGCGGGGACACGCCATTGGCGATGCCCTGCTGCGCAAAGTGGCGCGCCGCCTGTCCTTGATGATTGACCCCCAGGACATCGTGGCCCGCTTGGGTGGGGACGAATTCGTCATCCTGAAAATTCTGCAGCCCGGTACGGTACGGGACTGCTACAAAGAGGCCCTGGAGTTTGCAGAGCTGGTACGCACCCGCCTGGAAGAGCCCTACAGCATCGAGGGCCACTCCTACTTGAGCAGCAGCAGTATTGGTCTGGCACTGATTACCGACAGCTCCTTGACTGCCGAGGACCTGATGCGACAAGCAGACACCGCCATGTATCGATCCAAGGAAAATGGTCGCAACCAGATCACCTTGTACGAACCCGGTATGCAAGAGGCGTTGGAAGAGAATCTGAGTCTGCAGCACGATCTGCGTTTTGCCATTGGTTCGGATCAGTTGCGCCTGTTTGTTCAGTCCCAGTACGACAAGCAAAACCGCATCTGCGGGGCCGAGGTGCTGTTGCGCTGGTTGCATCCAACACGCGGTATGTTGACCCCCAATCTATTCATTCCACTGGCCGAAAGCACGGACCTGATCACGCCACTGGGCGACTGGATCATGGCATCAGTTTGTGATTTGCTGCTGCAGACCCAGGAATGCAGCTTTCCTATTTCCATTAATGTCAGCCCAATTCAATTCCGTCGCCCTGACTTTGCCCGCCGCACACGCCAGATCCTGGAGACCAGCGGCGCACCGGCCCATCGCCTGATCTTTGAAATTACCGAAGGCGTGCTGATGGAAGACTTCTCCTCCGCCAATAGCATGATGCGCGAGCTAAAGGATCTGGGGATCCGCTTTTCCATGGACGACTTTGGCACAGGCTATTCCAACCTGGCGGCCATCCGCCGCCTGCCGCTATACGAGCTGAAAATAGACCGCAGCCTGATCCTGGGAGTCCCCATGGAACAAGAAGCCAACGCCATCGTGCGTACGGTATTGGCTATGGCACGGCAACTGGGCCTGCACGTCGTCGTTGAAGGCGTGGAAAATGAGCTGCAAAAAGAATTTCTGCTGCGTCGCGGCTGCCATGCCCTACAAGGTTATCTGTTCAGCGCACCGCAGTTGGTGGAACAGTGGCTGGAGGTGATTAAGCAGGATGATGGTGCTCAACCATAA
- a CDS encoding acylphosphatase, with amino-acid sequence MVDCETVELRVQGRVQGVGFRASALRHAHLYGVKGWVSNAGDGSVELLLQGSADAIDSMVSWLYIGPEHAVVEQVDLQRSYTDKRYDFFEIR; translated from the coding sequence ATGGTGGATTGTGAAACGGTAGAGCTACGTGTTCAGGGGAGGGTGCAAGGAGTCGGGTTTCGAGCCAGCGCCTTGCGTCATGCTCATTTGTATGGCGTGAAAGGTTGGGTCAGCAATGCCGGGGATGGCTCCGTAGAGTTGCTGTTGCAGGGCAGTGCCGATGCCATAGACAGCATGGTCAGTTGGTTGTATATCGGGCCTGAGCATGCAGTGGTTGAACAGGTGGATCTACAGCGTTCTTATACTGACAAACGGTATGATTTCTTTGAGATCCGCTAG
- a CDS encoding MurR/RpiR family transcriptional regulator, with the protein MEPLLRLQRILPGLTPELRRAAQWVERHPVEVSLWSMRKQAQELSVAPATMLRLAKAAGYESYDCFREPFQQALHRNGGTMAARAQNLQGNRASEQQTRDLGEQQEQALESVLRLNSVSSLDACAQALLGASKVGFIGLGVSFACAFQMHYAYQLIRGNGVLLNRAQDLFLELEAGLDSSGVLVVISQAPYVKTVVNSVQQAVQRGITVVAVTDSVLSPVAQGAEHVLLFDAQASEQPAASFFHSLVGTVTVAEHLLARIATLGGKTVVQRLAQLESSFRSQGVYWQQDQAVDPASSL; encoded by the coding sequence ATGGAGCCCTTGTTGCGTTTGCAGCGTATCTTGCCTGGCCTGACGCCCGAACTGCGTCGTGCTGCGCAATGGGTGGAACGCCATCCGGTTGAGGTCAGCCTGTGGTCCATGCGCAAACAGGCCCAGGAGTTGTCGGTCGCGCCGGCCACCATGCTTCGTCTGGCTAAAGCGGCGGGTTATGAAAGCTATGACTGTTTTCGTGAGCCGTTTCAGCAGGCCCTGCATCGCAATGGGGGCACGATGGCGGCACGAGCACAGAACTTGCAAGGCAACCGGGCCTCAGAACAACAAACACGGGATCTGGGCGAACAACAGGAGCAGGCTCTGGAGTCTGTCTTGAGGCTGAATTCGGTCAGTTCGCTGGATGCGTGTGCCCAGGCACTTCTGGGCGCTTCCAAAGTGGGATTTATCGGCCTGGGGGTCAGTTTTGCCTGTGCGTTCCAGATGCATTATGCGTATCAGTTGATACGAGGTAATGGCGTTTTGTTGAACCGGGCCCAGGACTTGTTTCTGGAGCTGGAGGCTGGTTTGGACAGCAGTGGCGTGCTCGTGGTGATCAGTCAGGCCCCGTATGTGAAAACAGTGGTCAACAGTGTGCAGCAAGCGGTTCAGCGGGGCATTACAGTGGTCGCGGTAACGGACAGTGTGCTGTCCCCAGTGGCGCAAGGCGCAGAGCATGTCTTGTTGTTTGATGCACAGGCCAGCGAACAGCCTGCGGCCAGTTTTTTTCATTCTCTAGTGGGCACTGTCACCGTTGCTGAGCATTTGTTGGCACGGATCGCCACCTTGGGTGGTAAGACAGTGGTGCAGCGTCTCGCGCAACTGGAGTCGTCATTTCGAAGTCAGGGAGTTTATTGGCAACAGGACCAGGCGGTTGACCCCGCTTCGTCTCTGTAA
- a CDS encoding TAXI family TRAP transporter solute-binding subunit, with translation MCAMLLSPLPASAQQKFVSIGTGGVTGVYYAAGGAICRLVNKDRGTDGVRCSVESTGGSVFNVNTIKAGELDLGVVQSDVGYNAYNGEGQFKDGGAYKKLRSVFSIHPEPFTVLSRKEANISKFDDFKGKRFNVGNPGSGTRASMDQLLQAMGLDNSFFSLASELRPDEHGPALCDGKIDGFIYGVGHPSANIQDPTTSCGAKLVPLTGPAVDKLVQTYPYYAKVAIPGGLYPNNPDDVQTYGVLATFVTSEDVPEESVYNVVKAVFDNFDDFKRLHPALANLKKEDMVKNGLSAPLHKGAEKYFKEKGLL, from the coding sequence ATGTGCGCCATGTTGCTCAGCCCCTTGCCTGCCAGCGCCCAGCAGAAGTTTGTCAGTATCGGGACGGGTGGTGTGACCGGGGTGTATTACGCGGCCGGTGGTGCTATTTGCCGTTTGGTCAATAAAGATCGCGGCACGGATGGTGTACGTTGCTCGGTGGAATCCACGGGCGGTTCGGTCTTTAACGTCAACACCATCAAAGCGGGCGAGCTGGACTTGGGTGTGGTGCAGTCTGATGTGGGCTACAACGCGTACAACGGTGAAGGTCAGTTCAAGGACGGCGGGGCGTACAAGAAGTTGCGCTCGGTATTCTCCATTCATCCAGAGCCTTTTACCGTGTTGTCCCGCAAAGAGGCCAATATCAGCAAGTTCGACGACTTCAAGGGCAAGCGTTTTAACGTAGGTAATCCGGGATCGGGTACGCGCGCCTCAATGGATCAGTTGTTGCAGGCCATGGGGCTGGATAACAGCTTTTTCTCGCTGGCCTCGGAGCTGCGTCCCGATGAGCACGGCCCGGCATTGTGTGATGGCAAGATTGACGGCTTTATCTATGGCGTAGGCCATCCGTCGGCCAATATCCAGGACCCCACCACCTCTTGCGGGGCCAAGCTGGTGCCTCTGACAGGTCCTGCCGTGGACAAGCTGGTCCAGACCTATCCCTACTACGCCAAGGTTGCGATTCCGGGTGGTTTGTATCCCAACAATCCTGATGATGTCCAAACCTATGGTGTTCTGGCAACGTTTGTGACGTCCGAGGATGTACCGGAAGAGTCTGTCTACAACGTTGTTAAGGCGGTGTTCGATAACTTTGATGATTTCAAGCGTTTGCATCCTGCCTTGGCGAATCTGAAGAAAGAAGACATGGTCAAAAATGGTTTGTCAGCGCCATTGCACAAAGGTGCTGAAAAGTACTTCAAGGAAAAAGGGCTGCTGTAA
- a CDS encoding TRAP transporter permease, which translates to MTQQEHKKMGSDMALTQDETAELEKLVADVDRGGRSVAGVAGMVLFLVGIGWSLFQLWYASPLPFALNLGIFNDTEARALHLGIAMFLAYLAFPARKQSARDRIPIHDWLLALIAAFCGSYLFFFYKELASRPGIPTTMDVVVASMGLVLLLEATRRSLGAPMAVLAIVFVAYIFLGPWLPDALSHRGASLQRLVSHMWLTTEGVYGVALGVSVSYIFIFVLLGSLLDRCGAGNYMMQVSFALLGHLRGGPAKVAVASSAVNGLVSASSVANVVTGGIFTIPLMKKAGYGGIRAGAIETASSVNGQIMPPVMGAAAFLMIEYVGIPYTDIIRHALLPAVISYIALFYIVHLEALKLGIQPMMASGQSKTVTQKLAGWGMGTAGTLSVMGLVYWIGVGVQAIAGDAAIWILLFLLLVLYVYLLKIAADHEDLPTDINVNTPVRPEPWPTVRAGLYFLIPIGILVWCLTVEVLSAGLSAFWAVVAMLFQMATQRPIIAWFRKQATAQPLRQGISDVWTGLQEGARNMVGIGIACGTAGLIVGAITLTGLGLRMTAFVELVSMGNVLVMLFFTAAVCLVLGLGMPTTANYILMATLMAPVVVELGAQSGMVIPLIAVHMFVFYYGIMADITPPVGLATFAAAAISGEDPIKTGVKGVTYAMRTAVLPFMFIFNPMLLLIGIHSAWELVLVVLGATAASLAFAAATIGWLRIKTSRVEVVLLLLATFMLFRPDWFMNHISEKYQSRPVSELMQVVQNIPDGGNLVVQLAGMNLEGEDLQKTVAVSLPALPEGDQATGLAAASKRLSLAGLTVMAFGDTAQVASVAFGSSARRAGWEQGWDIEQVKVPHPDRPSEFWVFVPALLILLWVWTRQGVRMRRALPGDTAV; encoded by the coding sequence ATGACACAACAAGAACATAAAAAAATGGGGTCGGACATGGCCCTGACACAGGATGAAACGGCAGAGCTGGAAAAACTGGTTGCCGATGTAGACCGTGGCGGACGCTCTGTGGCTGGCGTTGCAGGTATGGTTTTGTTTTTAGTTGGAATAGGCTGGTCCTTGTTTCAGCTTTGGTACGCCTCTCCGCTGCCATTCGCCCTGAATCTGGGCATTTTCAATGACACTGAAGCGCGAGCCCTGCATTTGGGTATCGCCATGTTTTTGGCCTATCTGGCGTTTCCTGCCCGTAAACAATCCGCGCGGGACCGAATTCCGATTCATGACTGGTTATTGGCCCTGATCGCGGCGTTTTGTGGCTCGTATTTATTCTTTTTCTATAAGGAATTAGCCTCGCGCCCCGGTATTCCCACCACGATGGACGTGGTGGTGGCCAGCATGGGCTTGGTGTTGCTGCTGGAGGCGACCCGTCGCTCTTTGGGGGCACCGATGGCGGTGCTAGCGATTGTCTTTGTTGCCTATATCTTCCTGGGCCCTTGGCTACCGGATGCCTTGTCTCATCGGGGGGCCTCCTTGCAGCGTCTTGTCTCCCATATGTGGCTGACCACGGAAGGCGTGTATGGGGTTGCACTGGGCGTGTCTGTTTCGTACATCTTTATCTTTGTATTGCTCGGCTCTTTGCTGGATCGCTGCGGGGCGGGCAATTACATGATGCAGGTCTCGTTTGCCTTGCTGGGGCATTTGCGGGGCGGGCCAGCGAAAGTGGCTGTGGCCTCCTCGGCGGTGAATGGCCTTGTCTCGGCTTCTTCTGTCGCCAACGTGGTGACAGGTGGTATTTTCACCATTCCCTTGATGAAAAAAGCGGGTTACGGCGGTATTCGGGCTGGGGCGATTGAAACGGCCTCGTCCGTCAATGGCCAGATCATGCCACCCGTCATGGGGGCCGCTGCCTTTTTGATGATTGAGTATGTCGGCATTCCTTATACCGACATCATTCGCCACGCATTGCTGCCTGCGGTTATTTCCTATATTGCGCTGTTTTATATCGTGCATCTGGAAGCCCTGAAGCTGGGCATACAGCCCATGATGGCCTCGGGCCAGTCCAAGACCGTGACCCAGAAATTAGCAGGTTGGGGTATGGGCACGGCTGGCACCTTAAGTGTGATGGGGTTGGTCTATTGGATCGGTGTCGGGGTGCAGGCAATCGCCGGTGATGCGGCTATCTGGATTTTGCTGTTTTTGCTGCTGGTACTGTACGTGTACTTGCTGAAAATCGCGGCAGACCACGAGGATCTGCCTACCGATATCAATGTGAATACGCCGGTGCGCCCCGAGCCTTGGCCCACGGTGCGTGCCGGTTTGTATTTCCTGATCCCGATCGGCATTCTGGTATGGTGCCTGACGGTAGAGGTGCTGTCCGCCGGTCTGTCGGCTTTCTGGGCTGTCGTGGCCATGCTGTTTCAGATGGCGACACAGCGCCCCATCATTGCCTGGTTCCGTAAGCAGGCAACGGCGCAACCGTTGCGTCAAGGTATCAGCGATGTGTGGACAGGACTGCAGGAAGGTGCCCGCAATATGGTGGGTATCGGGATTGCCTGCGGGACAGCAGGCCTGATTGTGGGAGCCATTACCCTGACTGGTCTGGGCCTGCGCATGACGGCGTTTGTGGAGTTGGTCTCCATGGGCAATGTGCTGGTCATGTTGTTCTTTACAGCCGCTGTGTGTCTGGTGTTGGGTTTGGGCATGCCCACGACCGCCAACTACATTCTGATGGCAACGCTGATGGCGCCAGTCGTGGTGGAACTGGGAGCGCAAAGCGGTATGGTGATTCCGCTGATTGCCGTCCACATGTTCGTGTTCTATTACGGAATCATGGCCGATATTACGCCGCCGGTGGGCTTGGCCACTTTTGCGGCAGCCGCCATTTCAGGGGAGGACCCGATCAAGACCGGGGTGAAAGGCGTGACCTATGCCATGCGTACGGCGGTGTTGCCCTTCATGTTTATCTTCAATCCCATGCTGTTGTTGATTGGCATACACAGCGCCTGGGAATTGGTCCTGGTCGTGCTGGGGGCGACGGCGGCGTCGCTGGCTTTCGCAGCGGCGACAATCGGGTGGTTGCGTATTAAAACCAGCAGGGTGGAGGTTGTTTTGCTCTTGCTGGCTACGTTCATGCTGTTTCGGCCGGACTGGTTCATGAACCATATCAGTGAGAAATACCAGAGTCGTCCTGTCTCCGAGCTGATGCAAGTGGTGCAGAACATACCGGACGGGGGCAATCTGGTGGTGCAACTGGCCGGGATGAACCTGGAAGGCGAGGATTTGCAAAAAACGGTTGCTGTGTCCTTGCCAGCCTTGCCCGAAGGCGATCAGGCTACAGGTCTGGCAGCCGCCAGCAAACGCCTGTCTTTGGCTGGCCTGACGGTCATGGCTTTTGGAGACACGGCTCAGGTGGCATCGGTTGCCTTTGGTAGCTCCGCGCGCCGTGCAGGATGGGAGCAGGGTTGGGATATCGAGCAAGTGAAGGTACCGCATCCCGACCGCCCCTCTGAGTTTTGGGTGTTTGTGCCTGCATTGCTGATCTTGCTCTGGGTGTGGACCAGACAAGGTGTGCGCATGCGGCGTGCTTTGCCTGGGGATACTGCGGTTTGA
- a CDS encoding pseudouridine synthase: MASIRRSPPVPSRHGVSPSKVWCPRGPWTLLDAFLLERFPHMDPEVLRERLARGDILDQNGVPQQPGSSYQPDRWLWYFRMVENEATVPFEMPVLYADEHLIAVDKPHFLATTPGGRYLYETALTRLRRDFGEDDISPIHRLDRETAGVLLFCRDPAVRGAYQSLFQQGGVAKEYEAVAPFQEKLLDGLVYSSCMKEVPGKFVMCELEGEANSSTEIVCERHWQDEQGQELALYRLRPKSGRKHQLRVHLSSLGAPIINDVFYPELLPERDADDFSQPLQLLARHIAFVDPLTGAPRCFSSQRQLELG, translated from the coding sequence ATGGCATCGATACGTCGCTCTCCCCCCGTCCCTTCGCGTCATGGGGTCAGTCCCAGTAAAGTGTGGTGCCCGCGCGGCCCCTGGACATTACTGGATGCTTTTCTTCTGGAGCGTTTTCCACATATGGACCCGGAGGTATTGCGAGAGCGCCTGGCGCGGGGCGATATCCTGGATCAAAACGGCGTGCCGCAGCAGCCGGGTTCCAGCTATCAGCCCGACCGCTGGCTGTGGTACTTCCGTATGGTGGAGAACGAAGCGACGGTGCCTTTCGAGATGCCCGTGTTGTATGCGGACGAGCATCTGATCGCGGTGGACAAGCCCCATTTTCTGGCGACAACGCCGGGCGGACGCTATTTGTACGAAACTGCGCTGACTCGACTACGCCGGGATTTTGGGGAGGATGACATCAGTCCCATCCATAGGCTGGACAGAGAGACGGCGGGTGTTCTGTTGTTCTGCCGTGACCCTGCGGTTCGCGGAGCCTATCAGTCCTTGTTTCAGCAAGGTGGCGTTGCGAAGGAGTACGAGGCGGTCGCGCCGTTTCAGGAAAAACTGCTTGATGGGCTGGTGTACAGCAGCTGCATGAAAGAAGTGCCCGGCAAGTTTGTCATGTGTGAGCTCGAGGGCGAGGCCAATAGCAGCACCGAGATTGTTTGTGAACGCCACTGGCAAGATGAGCAGGGGCAGGAGCTGGCCTTGTACCGCCTGCGTCCAAAAAGTGGCCGCAAGCACCAGTTACGCGTGCATTTGAGCAGCCTGGGGGCACCTATTATCAATGATGTGTTCTACCCCGAACTCTTGCCGGAGCGTGACGCAGACGATTTCAGCCAGCCTTTGCAGTTACTGGCGCGGCATATCGCCTTTGTAGACCCTTTAACGGGCGCACCAAGATGCTTCAGCAGTCAGCGGCAGTTGGAACTGGGTTGA